From Gemmatimonadaceae bacterium, the proteins below share one genomic window:
- a CDS encoding cation:proton antiporter, which translates to MGHDTALIGTIATGFILAFALGFLAQRLRIPPLVGYLAAGIVSGPFALGPEADLSLVQQLAEVGVILLMFGVGIHFSFAQLMAVRWVAVPGALARIAIVTTLGTFLGMWWGWGPMAGAVFGLTLSVASTVVLLRILDEEGAVASAEGRIAVGWLIVEDIAMVLALVLLPALAAPLTEAPLLVALADGDVWIAVLVTLGKVALFLAVMLIAGRRFVPWLLAEVARQGSRELFTLATLAIAIGVAIGAAAIFGVSFALGAFFAGVVISESDLSHQAAADALPLQDAFAVLFFFSVGMLFEPRILWTEPLKLVIVLLLVVPVRLMIVSGLMFAFGHPARRAFLVAGGLAQIGEFSFILAALAISLGVLPREGQTLMLAAALFSITVNPLMVRMMIPLERWVRARPKLIDALERADPGDPLRELPVPGGTPLEGHAVLIGHGRVGRTVAQALREAGIPYVVIDQDRSTVEALREQGILAIFGDATRAAVRERAFAQHARLLIISTPDPFQARHIVREAYKIKPDIHLAVRTHSEAEFTRLKADERVGRAVMGERELAYGLAHYSIQAMGHSSDEADIAVMDLRAED; encoded by the coding sequence ATGGGCCACGACACGGCACTCATCGGTACCATCGCCACCGGGTTCATCCTCGCCTTCGCGCTGGGATTCCTGGCGCAGCGGCTGCGGATTCCGCCGTTGGTGGGATACCTCGCAGCAGGCATCGTGTCGGGTCCCTTCGCCCTCGGACCTGAGGCCGACCTCAGCCTCGTGCAGCAGCTGGCCGAGGTCGGCGTGATCCTGCTGATGTTCGGCGTCGGCATCCACTTCTCCTTCGCGCAGCTCATGGCGGTGCGTTGGGTCGCCGTTCCCGGCGCACTGGCGCGCATCGCGATCGTGACGACGCTCGGCACCTTCCTCGGGATGTGGTGGGGCTGGGGCCCGATGGCCGGTGCGGTGTTCGGGCTCACGCTGTCGGTGGCGAGCACGGTGGTGCTGCTACGCATCCTCGACGAGGAAGGCGCCGTCGCCTCCGCCGAAGGACGCATCGCGGTCGGCTGGCTGATCGTCGAGGACATCGCGATGGTGTTGGCGCTGGTGCTGCTGCCCGCGCTGGCCGCACCGCTCACCGAGGCGCCGCTGCTCGTCGCCCTTGCCGATGGCGACGTCTGGATTGCCGTTCTCGTCACGCTCGGCAAGGTCGCGCTGTTCCTCGCCGTGATGCTCATCGCGGGGCGACGCTTCGTGCCCTGGCTGTTGGCCGAGGTCGCGCGCCAGGGCTCGCGCGAGCTCTTCACGCTGGCCACGCTGGCGATCGCCATCGGCGTGGCGATCGGCGCCGCCGCCATCTTCGGCGTCTCCTTTGCGCTCGGCGCCTTTTTCGCGGGTGTGGTGATTAGCGAGTCGGACCTGAGCCACCAGGCGGCCGCCGACGCGCTGCCACTGCAGGATGCATTCGCGGTGCTGTTCTTCTTCTCGGTGGGCATGCTGTTCGAGCCGCGCATCCTGTGGACGGAGCCGCTCAAGCTCGTCATCGTGCTGTTGCTCGTGGTCCCGGTGCGCCTGATGATCGTGAGCGGCCTGATGTTCGCGTTTGGACACCCCGCGCGACGCGCCTTCCTCGTGGCCGGCGGACTGGCGCAGATCGGTGAGTTCTCGTTTATCCTCGCGGCGCTGGCCATCTCGCTCGGTGTGCTGCCGCGCGAAGGCCAGACGCTGATGCTCGCCGCCGCACTGTTCAGCATCACCGTGAACCCGCTGATGGTGCGGATGATGATTCCGCTCGAACGCTGGGTGCGCGCCCGGCCCAAGCTGATCGATGCGCTGGAACGCGCCGACCCCGGCGATCCCCTACGCGAGCTGCCCGTACCCGGCGGGACGCCGCTTGAGGGCCACGCCGTGCTGATCGGACACGGCCGCGTCGGGCGTACCGTGGCCCAGGCGCTGCGCGAGGCGGGCATCCCCTACGTGGTCATCGATCAGGACCGCAGCACGGTGGAGGCGCTCCGCGAACAAGGCATCCTCGCGATCTTCGGCGACGCCACGCGCGCCGCCGTGCGTGAACGCGCCTTCGCGCAGCACGCGCGGCTGTTGATCATCTCGACCCCCGACCCCTTCCAGGCGCGGCACATCGTGCGCGAGGCGTACAAGATCAAGCCGGACATCCACCTCGCCGTACGTACGCACTCGGAGGCGGAGTTCACGCGCCTCAAGGCCGACGAGCGCGTGGGGCGCGCGGTGATGGGCGAACGCGAACTGGCGTACGGGCTGGCGCACTACTCCATCCAAGCGATGGGTCACAGCAGCGACGAGGCGGATATCGCGGTGATGGACCTGCGGGCCGAGGACTAA
- the rpmI gene encoding 50S ribosomal protein L35 produces MPKMKTHKGAKKRFSVTGKGKVRRLKAFKSHILTKKTSKRKRNLRRPTTVATNGEAKNLKRLLQA; encoded by the coding sequence ATGCCGAAGATGAAGACCCATAAGGGCGCCAAGAAGCGCTTCTCCGTCACGGGGAAGGGCAAGGTGCGCCGGCTCAAGGCGTTCAAGAGCCACATCCTGACCAAGAAGACATCCAAGCGGAAGCGCAACCTCCGTCGCCCGACGACCGTCGCGACGAACGGCGAGGCCAAGAACCTCAAGCGCCTGCTGCAGGCCTAA
- a CDS encoding redox-sensing transcriptional repressor Rex, whose protein sequence is MTNQTKPIAESTVRRLSLYLRFLEDFEQRGHSTVSSGDLARFGGTTSAQVRKDLSFFGSFGKRGLGYSVKDLITSIREILGLDNPWPVVIVGAGKIGAALAQYRGFTSRGFHVVGVYDRDPEKVGTALGPLKVQLDTELERGIATHKPRIVVLCVPAEAAQPIVDRVVAAGIKAILSFAPAPLHAPSDVTLRAVNMATELEILAYSLTHSK, encoded by the coding sequence ATGACGAACCAGACCAAGCCGATCGCCGAATCCACCGTCCGACGCCTCTCGCTCTACCTCCGCTTCCTGGAGGACTTCGAGCAGCGTGGGCACTCCACCGTCTCGTCGGGCGACCTCGCCCGCTTTGGTGGCACCACGTCGGCGCAGGTGCGCAAGGACCTCTCGTTCTTCGGCTCCTTCGGCAAGCGCGGGCTCGGCTACAGCGTGAAGGACCTCATCACGTCCATTCGCGAGATTCTCGGCTTGGACAATCCTTGGCCCGTGGTGATTGTCGGCGCGGGCAAGATCGGCGCGGCCCTGGCGCAGTATCGCGGCTTCACCTCGCGCGGGTTCCACGTCGTCGGCGTCTACGATCGTGACCCGGAGAAGGTCGGCACCGCGCTTGGTCCGCTCAAGGTGCAGCTCGACACCGAACTCGAGCGCGGCATCGCAACCCACAAGCCGCGCATCGTCGTGCTCTGCGTCCCCGCGGAAGCCGCGCAGCCGATCGTGGATCGGGTCGTCGCGGCCGGCATCAAGGCAATCCTCAGCTTCGCGCCCGCGCCGCTCCACGCGCCGTCCGACGTGACGCTGCGCGCCGTGAACATGGCTACGGAACTCGAGATACTCGCGTACTCACTGACGCACTCGAAGTAG
- the infC gene encoding translation initiation factor IF-3, which yields MFDADSECGVRVLFFPRHRSCRIQDTTKRGPRINRQIRLSPVRVIGADGAQLGVLEVDVALRMADEAGLDLVEVAAAARPPVVRIMDYGKYKFEMAKQQRQARKNQHVIQLKEVKYRPGIEKHDFDTKTNKARGFIEDGNKVKVTLMFRGRQIAHPEIGMAVVDRVAQALADVAKVETAAKLEGKALTMILTPK from the coding sequence GTGTTTGACGCGGATTCCGAATGCGGGGTCCGCGTTCTGTTTTTCCCTCGTCACAGGAGTTGTCGTATCCAGGATACCACGAAGAGAGGCCCCCGCATCAACCGTCAGATCCGTCTGAGCCCGGTTCGTGTCATTGGCGCCGATGGCGCGCAGTTGGGGGTGCTTGAGGTGGATGTCGCGTTGCGCATGGCCGACGAAGCGGGGCTCGACCTCGTGGAAGTCGCGGCCGCGGCCCGTCCCCCGGTCGTCCGCATCATGGACTACGGGAAGTACAAGTTCGAAATGGCCAAGCAGCAGCGGCAGGCGAGGAAGAACCAGCACGTCATTCAGCTGAAGGAAGTGAAGTACCGTCCCGGCATCGAGAAGCACGACTTCGACACGAAGACCAACAAGGCTCGTGGGTTCATCGAAGACGGCAACAAGGTGAAGGTGACGTTGATGTTCCGCGGCCGACAGATCGCCCATCCGGAGATCGGTATGGCCGTCGTAGACCGGGTCGCCCAGGCGTTGGCGGATGTCGCGAAAGTCGAGACTGCCGCCAAGCTCGAAGGAAAGGCCCTCACCATGATCCTCACGCCGAAGTGA
- the pheT gene encoding phenylalanine--tRNA ligase subunit beta, producing the protein MNLSHEWLARFVPHGKDPEAVRDLLTAHVATVEGFERLRADLAPFVVATVLESEKIPDTKLSFNKVDDGSGEILEVVCGAPNVTVGAKYPFARTGTVMPAGLTIAKRKIRGFTSNGMLCSAKELGLGEDHDGILALETDAANGTALLDVLPLGDVRLVLDVLPNRPDLLSHLGVARELSALTGVKLAGPSELANLPPVPEKAAQGAKEASGGGLSVHIDDTADCPRYTAAVISGVTVCPSPDWLRQAIEAVGGRSINNIVDATNYMLHGFGQPMHAFDKAKLAGPGIIVRRAKAGEKLVTLDGVERALDPEMLVIADTEHATALAGVMGGKASEVTDTTTDIVLEVASFHPQRVRATRRRVGLSTDASYRFERGIDDAMVVQALQLGAALIAQVSGGHVDALLEVGRAPKPRAAVSLKVPRVARVLGEPVPAADCAKLLASVGFAITVDGELIRAVPPSWRHDVLRDVDLIEEIARLRGFDRLPDTLAAVRPGTVPDHPLWTAYLRVRQALVAAGLHEVRPLPFTSGRGARESRVNLVRVQNPLAEDEPFLRTSILDTLARRAEYNLNRMQGNVRLFEVGSVFSARAGGTPLEEVHAALVVMGQRRPPHFTEPQPPVFDAWDAKALALSLAEVSLPGKKIELEAGDGGAVLWHLVAGTARVGRVLKLSLDAPVWASAAFGVELTLGEMNSNAVAPKGQHAHGAKRRDSGVLKGVEKETRRSPQRFKPIPTQPAAEFDLALLVPESTPAGDVEALLKKTGGDLLERCVLFDEFRGAGVPDGTRSLAWRLTFRHPERTLRDKELEGRRNQLLKALEGELGVRPRTA; encoded by the coding sequence ATGAATCTCTCCCACGAGTGGTTGGCCCGCTTCGTCCCGCACGGCAAGGATCCGGAGGCGGTGCGCGACCTGCTCACCGCGCACGTCGCGACGGTGGAGGGCTTCGAGCGCCTGCGCGCCGACCTCGCGCCGTTCGTCGTGGCGACGGTGCTGGAGAGCGAGAAGATCCCCGACACCAAGCTCTCGTTCAATAAGGTGGATGACGGCTCGGGGGAGATCCTCGAGGTCGTCTGTGGCGCGCCGAACGTGACGGTGGGTGCGAAGTATCCCTTCGCGCGCACGGGCACCGTGATGCCTGCCGGCCTGACGATCGCCAAGAGGAAGATTCGCGGCTTCACCTCCAACGGCATGCTCTGCTCGGCCAAGGAACTGGGCTTGGGCGAGGACCACGACGGTATCCTCGCGCTGGAGACGGATGCCGCGAATGGCACCGCGCTGCTCGATGTTCTGCCGCTGGGTGACGTGCGCCTGGTCCTCGACGTGCTACCCAACCGTCCGGACCTGCTCTCGCATCTCGGCGTGGCGCGCGAGCTCTCGGCGCTGACTGGCGTGAAGTTGGCCGGGCCGTCGGAATTGGCGAACCTGCCGCCCGTGCCGGAGAAAGCGGCGCAGGGCGCCAAGGAGGCCAGCGGCGGCGGACTCAGCGTGCACATCGACGATACAGCCGACTGCCCGCGCTATACCGCCGCAGTGATTTCCGGTGTGACCGTCTGCCCCAGCCCCGACTGGTTGCGGCAGGCGATCGAGGCCGTAGGTGGCCGTTCGATCAACAACATCGTCGACGCCACGAACTACATGCTCCACGGTTTCGGCCAGCCGATGCACGCCTTCGACAAGGCGAAGCTGGCGGGTCCGGGCATCATCGTGCGTCGCGCCAAGGCCGGCGAGAAGCTCGTCACGCTCGATGGCGTGGAGCGCGCGCTGGACCCCGAGATGCTGGTCATCGCCGACACCGAACACGCGACGGCGCTTGCCGGCGTGATGGGCGGGAAGGCAAGCGAGGTGACGGACACGACGACGGACATCGTGCTGGAGGTCGCCAGCTTCCACCCGCAGCGCGTGCGGGCCACACGTCGGCGTGTGGGGCTCTCCACGGATGCCAGCTATCGTTTTGAGCGCGGCATCGACGATGCGATGGTCGTGCAGGCCCTGCAGCTCGGTGCCGCGCTGATCGCGCAGGTCAGCGGCGGGCACGTGGACGCACTGCTTGAGGTGGGGCGTGCGCCCAAGCCTCGCGCGGCCGTCTCGCTCAAGGTGCCGCGCGTCGCACGCGTGCTCGGCGAGCCCGTGCCCGCCGCCGACTGTGCCAAGCTGCTGGCAAGTGTTGGCTTCGCCATCACGGTGGACGGCGAGCTCATCCGCGCGGTGCCGCCCAGCTGGCGACACGATGTGTTGCGCGACGTCGACTTGATCGAGGAAATCGCGCGGCTTCGTGGTTTCGATCGACTCCCTGACACGCTGGCGGCGGTGCGTCCGGGCACGGTGCCCGACCATCCGCTCTGGACGGCGTACCTACGTGTGCGCCAGGCACTCGTGGCCGCTGGCCTGCACGAGGTGCGCCCCCTGCCGTTCACGTCGGGTCGCGGCGCGCGCGAGTCGCGCGTCAACCTGGTGCGGGTGCAGAACCCGTTGGCCGAGGACGAGCCGTTCCTGCGGACGAGCATCCTCGACACGCTGGCGCGGCGCGCCGAGTACAACCTGAACCGCATGCAGGGCAATGTCCGGCTGTTCGAGGTCGGTAGCGTGTTCAGCGCCCGCGCCGGCGGCACGCCATTGGAGGAAGTACACGCCGCGTTGGTCGTGATGGGACAGCGCCGGCCGCCGCACTTCACCGAACCGCAGCCACCCGTCTTCGACGCCTGGGATGCGAAGGCCCTCGCGCTCTCGCTGGCCGAGGTCTCCCTACCCGGCAAGAAGATCGAGCTTGAGGCGGGCGATGGCGGCGCCGTGCTCTGGCACTTGGTGGCGGGCACGGCGCGCGTGGGCCGCGTGTTGAAGCTCTCGCTCGACGCACCGGTGTGGGCCAGCGCGGCCTTCGGCGTCGAGCTCACGCTCGGCGAGATGAACAGCAACGCCGTCGCGCCCAAGGGCCAGCACGCGCACGGCGCCAAGCGACGCGACAGCGGCGTGCTCAAGGGCGTGGAGAAGGAGACGCGGCGCAGCCCGCAGCGCTTCAAGCCGATTCCCACGCAGCCGGCGGCGGAGTTCGACCTCGCGCTGCTGGTGCCGGAGTCGACGCCGGCGGGCGACGTCGAGGCGCTGCTCAAGAAGACGGGTGGTGACTTGCTCGAACGCTGCGTCCTGTTCGACGAGTTCCGTGGTGCCGGCGTGCCGGACGGCACGCGATCGCTGGCCTGGCGCTTGACGTTCCGGCATCCGGAGCGCACGCTCCGCGACAAGGAACTCGAGGGCCGCCGCAACCAACTGCTGAAGGCGCTCGAAGGAGAACTTGGTGTCCGACCCCGCACGGCCTGA
- the pheS gene encoding phenylalanine--tRNA ligase subunit alpha encodes MDLRTYLEKLAHIEQGAPAKIAGAATLEDWTAVRNALIGRQAGEVTGLMSKLGELAKEDRRDGGARANQVKVGIEEALEVRQAQLLKAAAESGPKLDPTMPARERWKGTVHPVSMVIDEVVEIFRELGFTIALGPEAEHAWYNFGALNFPADHPAMDLHDTLYLGAEQVLRTHTSPVQVRTLQQYPPPVRILAPGNVYRRDFFDPSHAPMFAQIEGLVVDEHTSFADLKATLSHFARRYFGARTKTRFRPSYFPFTEPSAEMDVQCGVCGGDGCAVCKQSGWVEILGSGMVHPAVLEAAGLDSERYTGWAFGMGPARTAISRHGIPDIRILYDSDVRFLEQFGR; translated from the coding sequence ATGGACCTCCGCACCTACCTCGAAAAACTCGCCCACATCGAGCAGGGCGCGCCCGCCAAGATCGCCGGCGCCGCCACGCTTGAGGACTGGACCGCCGTCCGCAACGCCCTCATCGGCCGGCAGGCCGGCGAGGTCACGGGCCTGATGTCCAAGCTCGGTGAGCTGGCCAAGGAGGACCGGCGCGACGGTGGGGCGCGTGCAAACCAGGTGAAGGTCGGCATCGAGGAAGCGCTCGAGGTGCGACAGGCGCAGCTGCTCAAGGCCGCCGCCGAGTCCGGCCCCAAGCTCGACCCGACGATGCCCGCCCGCGAGCGCTGGAAGGGCACCGTGCATCCCGTCTCGATGGTCATCGACGAGGTCGTCGAGATCTTCCGCGAGCTGGGCTTCACCATCGCCCTCGGGCCCGAGGCCGAGCACGCCTGGTACAACTTCGGCGCGCTCAACTTCCCGGCCGACCATCCGGCCATGGACCTGCACGACACGCTCTACCTCGGCGCCGAGCAGGTGCTGCGCACGCACACCTCACCCGTGCAGGTGCGCACGCTGCAGCAGTATCCGCCGCCGGTGCGCATCCTCGCGCCGGGCAACGTGTATCGCCGCGACTTCTTCGATCCCTCGCACGCGCCGATGTTCGCGCAGATCGAGGGCCTCGTGGTGGACGAGCACACGAGCTTCGCCGATCTCAAGGCGACGCTGAGCCATTTCGCGCGCCGTTACTTCGGCGCGCGCACGAAGACGCGCTTCCGCCCCAGCTACTTCCCGTTCACGGAGCCCAGCGCCGAGATGGACGTGCAGTGCGGCGTCTGCGGCGGCGACGGCTGCGCGGTGTGCAAGCAGTCGGGTTGGGTGGAGATCCTCGGCTCCGGCATGGTGCATCCGGCCGTGCTCGAGGCCGCGGGGCTCGACAGCGAGCGCTACACCGGCTGGGCCTTCGGCATGGGACCGGCGCGCACCGCCATCTCGCGCCACGGCATCCCCGACATTCGCATCCTCTACGACTCCGACGTGCGCTTCCTGGAGCAGTTCGGCCGATGA
- a CDS encoding 3'-5' exonuclease, translating into MDLHTLPYVVVDVETTGGQAFGSDRVTEVAAVHVEGDRSELAFHSLVNPGRPIPWHITRLTGIDDAMVRGAPRFADIAGEFAAALVGRVFVAHNARFDFGFLDAEFSRVAPTPLGAIIAGQLCTVRLARRLLAHLPRRNLDAVSAHYGVSIEDRHRASGDALATAEVLRGLLRDASRQGVHTWGDLDALLARRTARAKKRTSLPTWTDGREGV; encoded by the coding sequence ATGGACCTGCACACGCTCCCGTATGTGGTGGTGGACGTCGAGACGACCGGCGGGCAGGCGTTTGGCAGCGACCGTGTGACCGAGGTGGCCGCGGTGCACGTCGAAGGGGACCGCAGCGAGCTGGCCTTCCACTCGCTGGTCAATCCGGGCCGGCCGATTCCCTGGCATATCACGCGGCTGACGGGCATCGACGACGCGATGGTGCGTGGGGCGCCGCGCTTTGCGGACATCGCGGGTGAGTTCGCGGCCGCGCTGGTGGGTCGCGTATTCGTGGCGCACAACGCCCGCTTCGACTTCGGCTTCCTCGACGCGGAGTTTTCGCGTGTCGCACCGACGCCGCTGGGCGCGATCATCGCGGGGCAGCTCTGCACCGTGCGCTTGGCACGGCGGCTGCTCGCGCACCTGCCGCGGCGGAATCTCGACGCGGTGTCCGCGCACTACGGCGTGTCCATCGAGGACCGGCACCGGGCCAGTGGCGATGCGCTGGCTACGGCGGAGGTGCTGCGCGGACTCCTGCGCGATGCGTCGCGACAGGGCGTGCACACCTGGGGCGATCTCGACGCGCTGCTGGCGCGGCGCACGGCGCGGGCGAAGAAGCGGACCTCGCTGCCGACTTGGACGGACGGGCGCGAAGGGGTTTAG
- a CDS encoding MBL fold metallo-hydrolase: MAAPTPLHQARTLGAWRIHALQAGGQQLDGGAMFGVVPKTLWERRIPADARNRIPMGMRCLLVEHPEGLVLIDTGVGNKEDAKFTDIYGIEASVPGHRTMLEAALAAAGFTAADVKVVINTHLHFDHAGGNTAIDEAGQVVPSFPNARYLMHGRELDYATHTNERTAASYFPRNWDALRQTGQMELVDGSGELLSGIRMHHTPGHTPWHQSIVLESGGETAIFLGDVCPTAHHVPLPWIMGYDVEPLVSLETKRRLWKEVVEGEWLVVFEHDASNAWGRIVEGKKGVEFQAG; this comes from the coding sequence ATGGCGGCTCCGACTCCCTTGCATCAGGCGCGCACGCTCGGGGCGTGGCGCATCCACGCCCTCCAGGCCGGTGGGCAGCAACTCGATGGCGGCGCAATGTTCGGCGTGGTGCCCAAGACGCTGTGGGAGCGGCGCATTCCGGCGGACGCGAGGAATCGGATCCCGATGGGAATGCGCTGCCTGCTGGTGGAGCATCCCGAGGGGCTGGTGCTCATTGATACGGGCGTCGGCAACAAGGAGGACGCCAAGTTCACGGATATCTACGGCATCGAGGCGTCGGTGCCCGGGCACCGGACGATGCTGGAGGCGGCGCTGGCGGCCGCGGGCTTCACCGCCGCCGACGTGAAGGTGGTGATCAACACGCACCTGCACTTTGACCACGCGGGCGGGAACACGGCAATCGATGAGGCGGGGCAGGTGGTCCCCAGCTTTCCGAACGCCCGCTACCTGATGCACGGTCGCGAGCTGGACTACGCCACCCACACCAATGAGCGTACCGCCGCGAGCTACTTCCCTCGCAACTGGGATGCACTGCGGCAGACGGGGCAGATGGAGTTGGTGGACGGTTCCGGGGAACTCCTCTCAGGCATCCGGATGCACCACACGCCCGGCCACACGCCCTGGCACCAGAGCATCGTGCTCGAGAGCGGTGGCGAGACCGCGATCTTCCTCGGGGATGTCTGCCCGACCGCCCATCACGTGCCGCTGCCGTGGATCATGGGCTACGACGTGGAGCCGCTGGTGTCGCTGGAGACCAAGCGGCGGCTGTGGAAGGAGGTCGTGGAGGGGGAGTGGCTGGTCGTGTTTGAGCACGACGCGAGTAACGCTTGGGGGCGGATAGTGGAGGGGAAGAAAGGGGTGGAGTTTCAGGCCGGTTGA
- the rplT gene encoding 50S ribosomal protein L20: protein MPRVKSNPVRLKRKKQILKHAKGAFGGRSKLWKAAKETVEKGWVYAYRDRKAKKRDFRKLWIIRINAAARLNGMSYSTFISGVQAAGIEVDRKIMADLAVHDAAAFSQLAEKARAALAKS from the coding sequence ATGCCACGCGTCAAGTCGAATCCGGTGCGCCTCAAGCGCAAGAAGCAGATCCTCAAGCACGCCAAGGGCGCCTTCGGTGGCCGCTCCAAGCTCTGGAAGGCCGCGAAGGAGACGGTCGAGAAGGGCTGGGTATACGCCTACCGGGACCGCAAGGCCAAGAAGCGCGATTTCCGCAAGCTCTGGATCATCCGCATCAACGCCGCCGCGCGTCTGAATGGGATGTCCTACTCCACCTTCATCAGCGGTGTGCAGGCGGCCGGGATCGAAGTGGACCGCAAGATCATGGCGGACCTCGCCGTGCACGATGCGGCGGCGTTTAGCCAGCTCGCCGAGAAGGCGCGGGCGGCGCTCGCGAAGAGCTGA
- the rsmA gene encoding ribosomal RNA small subunit methyltransferase A yields the protein MTERLPRPKKRLGQHFLTDPKLLGRIADALEATRADTVIEIGPGRGALTEHLLQRAGRVIAIELDRELAPLLAERWRDEPRFTMVEGDVLEQDLGALAGGPYLLAGNVPYNITTPILFHAMQRPRPTRAIYLVQKEVAERVVAAPGSEDYGALSVNVQALATAKLLFTVGARAFTPPPKVESAVLRIVPRAEPLLTPDEEEPFRLLVQGAFGLRRKQMRRVLRTLWALDAARADALLEAAAISAEARPETLAPADFLRLLRVRQ from the coding sequence GTGACCGAGCGCCTGCCGCGCCCGAAGAAGCGGCTCGGCCAGCACTTCCTCACCGACCCCAAGCTGCTCGGCCGCATCGCCGACGCGCTGGAGGCCACGCGCGCTGACACGGTGATCGAGATTGGCCCGGGCAGGGGAGCGCTCACCGAGCATCTGCTGCAGCGGGCCGGCCGGGTGATCGCCATCGAGTTGGATCGCGAGTTGGCGCCGCTGCTCGCCGAGCGGTGGCGCGACGAACCGCGCTTCACGATGGTCGAGGGCGATGTGCTGGAGCAGGACCTCGGGGCGCTGGCCGGCGGCCCCTACCTGCTCGCCGGCAACGTGCCGTACAACATCACCACGCCGATCCTCTTCCACGCGATGCAACGGCCGCGGCCGACGCGCGCCATCTACCTCGTGCAGAAGGAAGTGGCCGAGCGCGTGGTGGCTGCGCCAGGCAGCGAGGACTACGGCGCGCTGAGCGTGAACGTGCAGGCACTGGCGACGGCGAAGCTGCTGTTCACGGTCGGGGCGCGCGCGTTCACGCCACCGCCAAAGGTCGAGAGCGCAGTGTTGCGCATTGTGCCGCGGGCGGAGCCGCTGCTCACGCCTGATGAGGAAGAGCCGTTCAGGCTCCTGGTGCAGGGCGCGTTCGGTCTTCGTCGGAAACAGATGCGCCGCGTGCTGCGCACACTCTGGGCGCTCGACGCCGCGCGGGCGGATGCGCTTTTGGAAGCGGCGGCGATCAGCGCCGAGGCGCGACCGGAAACCTTGGCGCCGGCGGACTTCCTGCGGCTACTTCGAGTGCGTCAGTGA